CTCCTTTGTCTTGAGGCCTACGTTGTGGGAACAAATGCTGGTTAAACTCTGTAAAAACTCATTCTGCTCGGCTATTCTTGGCATTTTCTTCTTGGAAAAGCGGACGGACAACAGCCTTGTACGTCCGCCTATCAGGAATTACTCCATTAATCAACATATAGTCATGCAGTTCAATAACCTCTTCTGGACTACAATTCTTAATGAAACTGGTAATCAGAGTGGTATATGTTATAAAATCAGGAACTACACCATGAACTATCATCACCTTCATAAGCTCCTTTGCATGTTGGAAGCACCCCAACTTGCACAAAAAGTTGACTAATGTATTGAATGTCACTTCATTGGAAGAGACTCCCACCTTTCTCATTTCTGAAACCAAATCCAACGCTGCCTTAAAGTTTCCCGTAATACAAAATCCATTTATCAACGTGTTAAAAGTAGTGGCATCAAAAGTCCCAATACTCATTAACTCATCAAATAAAATTTCTGCTACATCAACTGATGCTTCCTTGCATAAACCATTCATAACAGAGTTGTACATCACCAAATTGGGTTTCTTGTCAGCCTTAATCATCTTTTCATAAACTTGAACTGCACTTTCAATGATCCCTTCTTTGCAGTAACCATCAATAAAGGTGCCATAAGTGACAAGGTCTGGAGGTAGACCGCGAACAAACATACTGCCCAACAACTGCTTGGCTGCTGCCAAATTCTTAGTTTTGCACATATGATTGATAAGGATATTGTAAGAAAATATATCTTCTATAATTTTCTTATCGCGTACTAGTTTATGAAGCTTGAGAGCTTCATTCACATTCCCCTTTCTGCATAGCCCATTTATGAGGATCGAATAGGTGAACTGATCAGGACATATATgtttttcaaccatgtcagagaaAAGCAAGGAAGCTCCTTCCATATCACCTTCTGCATAAAGCCAATGAATGACTGTATTGTAAACAACAGCATTAGGGGTCAGACCTCTTTCAGTCATTTCATCAGACAATCTAAGTGCATCTTCCAAATTCCCAACTCTCGCAAACCCATCTACTAGGGTTGCATAAGTCCTAACATTACACTCTATACCAGCCTTAATCATTTCATTTCGAAGTTTTTCAGCAAAAAAAACAGCACCAATTTTGCAGAACCCGTTAATAATGCAATTGTAAGAGACTGAATTGGGCTTTACACACTCACCTGACATGACTTCCATCTTCTTGAAAAGCTTCAAAGCAAATTCCAAATCACCCATCCTACAGGCTCCATCCATAATCATGTTAAAAGTGACAATATTAGGCCAAACACCACTCTTCAACATCCTATAAAAAACTGAGACTGCTTCAAGCAATTTACATTCTTTACAAAGAGCATAAACAACCAAATTAAAACTATATACATTTTCAACATACCCAAATGAAACCATTTCCCTGTACATACTCCAAAACCTACATGTCTCATTCAACTTCAAAAGATGGCTAAGAAAGTTATTCCAAGCATGAATTGTTACCCAAAAACTATCCATCCTAAGCTTCTCCATAACTTCATAAGCACCTTCGGTCGCTCCAAACTGAGTGCAAGCCCTAACCAATGCATCAAACACAGCTGGACATGAACCACATGCATCATAGCTCTTAACCAAACCTTCTAAAATCTTCAATGGAGAAACCACATTTGAACTCATTAGACTTCCCATTAGACTCAGAGCATGGTCGTATCTCCTTGAATTGACAAAAACGTGAATCAAAGTACAAGAAGATTCTAAAGAGAGTGAAATTTTTTTGCTCTCTCCAATCCGATTGTAAAATTCTAAAGCCAACTTGGGCGACTTGTGAAACTCGCGAAGAACACGACTCACCAAGGAATCGGTGAGACTGGGAGTGATTTGCTCCAAGAACTTCCATTTCTTCTGTTTGACATTAACACAAATTGCTCTGAAAACAATGTCCTCAGCAGCACCAGTTGGGTTCGAGAACTGCTTGCCCAAGTGAAAACTACGCCTTAATAGTTGAGAACGAGTTCTGGGTACACAAAAACTCATCAACTGCTCCACTTCTTTTTGTGAACAAATGTATAGAAGAAAACTAGCAGAACCCAATAGAGTATAAAGATAGAGAAGTAGATATCGGAGTATGGGCAATCCAAAAATGGGTTCTTTTGTTTTGAAACCAGAATAATACAGTTTATGATACAAATTTGAACTGGTTTGGCCGAAGTTACCATTGAAGCTTTCCTTACAAAACACAAGAAGTCTGAATTtcttatatttaatttatttatataagtCCTTGAATTTTTCAATTATTAATTATTTGGTTCCTCAAAAATATAGATTTATAAAAGTCTCCCTTATTTAAGAAATTTGTACCAATAAAATCCTCCCAACTAGATCAATTAAATTGATAGCAGAAATTAAAATAAGAATGCTTTTGAATTTTCAAGagatttatttataaatattatggTTATACATTTAGCAATTCTATGTTTTTTTCCCCTTTTTTTCACTTTTTAAGAATGATTAATTACTTTGAGAAAAAGAACATTATTGGGTCTAGTGTATTGGGTTTTTTGTTGTTGGAGAGTGATCTCTAATTTATTCTTATGTTGCCACCTTAGTATAGTAAAACATCTAAATATCTAAATAAGAATAACTTTGTCATCAAACTAATTGAATTCTGAGTAAGAGATTAtaactaaataatattattagtaCAAAAAGATTTCTAGAtacccaaaaatatcaattttaacaATAAAAACTTTCTAATaactattatatatttaaaagtatttaaataatttaaatgtggaataaattcttgattttatcCGAGTACAAATAAATGACATGATATATAAGGTATATTTTCTTAATGCATAACATAAAAACGTATAACTAATTACATTAAAAAGTTAATCTTATTTATAATTCGCCCAAATTgagaccaaatttttttataattgaaTAGAAATTATTCTTATATAAAGTATTTTTATACAGAGGTTTTACTATTACAATTTCATATTATTTGTTCAattgtttatttatataattctaattttgtTAACAGTAAAATATCCCTTTATATTTGATAAATCAATATTACATTATGTTTTAATCAAACTAAAACTAAATTATCtcttttatcaaaaaaaaaaaaaaaagctctttatctaattttctaaaatttattttattttttacttaACAAATAACATTATGATTATAATA
This genomic interval from Humulus lupulus chromosome 8, drHumLupu1.1, whole genome shotgun sequence contains the following:
- the LOC133794985 gene encoding pentatricopeptide repeat-containing protein At1g11710, mitochondrial isoform X2 encodes the protein MSFCVPRTRSQLLRRSFHLGKQFSNPTGAAEDIVFRAICVNVKQKKWKFLEQITPSLTDSLVSRVLREFHKSPKLALEFYNRIGESKKISLSLESSCTLIHVFVNSRRYDHALSLMGSLMSSNVVSPLKILEGLVKSYDACGSCPAVFDALVRACTQFGATEGAYEVMEKLRMDSFWVTIHAWNNFLSHLLKLNETCRFWSMYREMVSFGMLKSGVWPNIVTFNMIMDGACRMGDLEFALKLFKKMEVMSGECVKPNSVSYNCIINGFCKIGAVFFAEKLRNEMIKAGIECNVRTYATLVDGFARVGNLEDALRLSDEMTERGLTPNAVVYNTVIHWLYAEGDMEGASLLFSDMVEKHICPDQFTYSILINGLCRKGNVNEALKLHKLVRDKKIIEDIFSYNILINHMCKTKNLAAAKQLLGSMFVRGLPPDLVTYGTFIDGYCKEGIIESAVQVYEKMIKADKKPNLVMYNSVMNGLCKEASVDVAEILFDELMSIGTFDATTFNTLINGFCITGNFKAALDLVSEMRKVGVSSNEVTFNTLVNFLCKLGCFQHAKELMKVMIVHGVVPDFITYTTLITSFIKNCSPEEVIELHDYMLINGVIPDRRTYKAVVRPLFQEENAKNSRAE
- the LOC133794985 gene encoding pentatricopeptide repeat-containing protein At1g11710, mitochondrial isoform X3, which codes for MSFCVPRTRSQLLRRSFHLGKQFSNPTGAAEDIVFRAICVNVKQKKWKFLEQITPSLTDSLVSRVLREFHKSPKLALEFYNRIGESKKISLSLESSCTLIHVFVNSRRYDHALSLMGSLMSSNVVSPLKILEGLVKSYDACGSCPAVFDALVRACTQFGATEGAYEVMEKLRMDSFWVTIHAWNNFLSHLLKLNETCRFWSMYREMVSFGMGDLEFALKLFKKMEVMSGECVKPNSVSYNCIINGFCKIGAVFFAEKLRNEMIKAGIECNVRTYATLVDGFARVGNLEDALRLSDEMTERGLTPNAVVYNTVIHWLYAEGDMEGASLLFSDMVEKHICPDQFTYSILINGLCRKGNVNEALKLHKLVRDKKIIEDIFSYNILINHMCKTKNLAAAKQLLGSMFVRGLPPDLVTYGTFIDGYCKEGIIESAVQVYEKMIKADKKPNLVMYNSVMNGLCKEASVDVAEILFDELMSIGTFDATTFNTLINGFCITGNFKAALDLVSEMRKVGVSSNEVTFNTLVNFLCKLGCFQHAKELMKVMIVHGVVPDFITYTTLITSFIKNCSPEEVIELHDYMLINGVIPDRRTYKAVVRPLFQEENAKNSRAE
- the LOC133794985 gene encoding pentatricopeptide repeat-containing protein At1g11710, mitochondrial isoform X1; protein product: MSFCVPRTRSQLLRRSFHLGKQFSNPTGAAEDIVFRAICVNVKQKKWKFLEQITPSLTDSLVSRVLREFHKSPKLALEFYNRIGESKKISLSLESSCTLIHVFVNSRRYDHALSLMGSLMSSNVVSPLKILEGLVKSYDACGSCPAVFDALVRACTQFGATEGAYEVMEKLRMDSFWVTIHAWNNFLSHLLKLNETCRFWSMYREMVSFGYVENVYSFNLVVYALCKECKLLEAVSVFYRMLKSGVWPNIVTFNMIMDGACRMGDLEFALKLFKKMEVMSGECVKPNSVSYNCIINGFCKIGAVFFAEKLRNEMIKAGIECNVRTYATLVDGFARVGNLEDALRLSDEMTERGLTPNAVVYNTVIHWLYAEGDMEGASLLFSDMVEKHICPDQFTYSILINGLCRKGNVNEALKLHKLVRDKKIIEDIFSYNILINHMCKTKNLAAAKQLLGSMFVRGLPPDLVTYGTFIDGYCKEGIIESAVQVYEKMIKADKKPNLVMYNSVMNGLCKEASVDVAEILFDELMSIGTFDATTFNTLINGFCITGNFKAALDLVSEMRKVGVSSNEVTFNTLVNFLCKLGCFQHAKELMKVMIVHGVVPDFITYTTLITSFIKNCSPEEVIELHDYMLINGVIPDRRTYKAVVRPLFQEENAKNSRAE